A genomic stretch from Hirundo rustica isolate bHirRus1 chromosome 26, bHirRus1.pri.v3, whole genome shotgun sequence includes:
- the LOC120763493 gene encoding ceramide synthase 4-like isoform X1 gives MLGEEDVLCRSRMARSLYEWLWQHEFWLPPGITWDDMQESEDTHYPQPRDLLLSIPFALILVVIRCAFERAIALPLSTKLGVRDKQRPKAQPNPVLETFYSRRRKNPEEGELLSLAKQCDLPVRKVEKWFRRRRNMDRPSLSKKFSEACWRFTFYIISFFTGLAVLYNKPWLWDHRECWTGYPQQPLQPSLFWYYMLELSFYWSLVFTLPFDVKRKDFKEQIVHHAATIFLISFSYCANYIRIGTLVMVIHDASDCFLEPTKIFNYMKWKKTCDSLFMIFSAVFLISRLVIYPYTVLYNTYYYSMEIFQPFFGYYFVNVLLVILQLLHVFWSCLIIRMVYKFFLQGTMEKDMRSDTEESDKDEERDKIREKEKNGITYFSNGTSNGYIQRNGSEPLVNRAHLANGHAKER, from the exons ATGCTGGGTGAGGAAGATGTTCTCTGCAGATCTAG GATGGCTCGCTCTCTGTATGAGTGGCTGTGGCAGCACGAGTTCTGGCTGCCCCCAGGAATCACTTGGGATGACATGCAAGAATCTGAAGACACTCATTACCCTCAACCTCGTGATCTCCTGCTCAGTATCCCTTTTGCTTTAATCTTGGTAGTCATTCGATGTGCCTTTGAAAG agccaTAGCCCTGCCCCTCAGTACCAAGCTGGGTGTGAGAGACAAGCAGAGACCAAAAGCTCAGCCCAACCCCGTGCTGGAAACCTTCTACAGTAGGCGCCGCAAGAACCCTGAAGAG GGTGAACTGCTCAGTCTAGCCAAGCAATGTGACCTGCCAGTGAGGAAGGTGGAGAAGTGGTTCCGGCGCCGGAGGAACATGGACCGGCCCAGCCTTTCGAAGAAGTTCAGTGAGGCCTG ctGGAGATTTACGTTTTACATCATTTCTTTCTTCACCGGACTCGCTGTCCTGTACAAT AAGCCTTGGCTTTGGGACCATAGAGAGTGCTGGACAGGATATCCACAACAG CCTCTCCAACCCTCCCTGTTCTGGTACTATATGCTGGAGCTCTCCTTCTACTGGTCACTGGTCTTCACCTTGCCCTTTGACGTCAAGAGGAAG GATTTCAAGGAGCAGATAGTCCATCATGCTGCAACCATCTTCCTGATCAGTTTTTCATACTGTGCCAACTACATCCGCATTGGGACACTGGTGATGGTGATTCATGATGCTTCTGATTGTTTCCTAGAG CCAACTAAGATATTCAATTAcatgaagtggaaaaaaacttgtGACAGCCTCTTTATGATCTTCTCAGCTGTTTTCCTGATCAGCCGCCTGGTCATTTACCCCTACAC AGTGCTTTATAACACCTACTATTACTCCATGGAGATATTCCAACCTTTTTTTGGATACTACTTTGTGAATGTTCTCCTGGtaattctgcagctgctccatgtCTTCTGGTCCTGCCTAATTATTCGCATGGTCTACAAGTTCTTCCTCCAGGGCACG ATGGAAAAGGACATGAGAAGTGACACAGAAGAAAGTGACAAGGATgaagaaagagataaaattagagaaaaggagaaaaatgggatCACGTATTTCAGCAACGGCACAAGCAATGGTTACATCCAGAGGAATGGGTCTGAGCCCCTGGTCAACAGAGCCCACCTTGCCAACGGCCATGCCAAGGAAAGATAg
- the LOC120763493 gene encoding ceramide synthase 4-like isoform X2 — MARSLYEWLWQHEFWLPPGITWDDMQESEDTHYPQPRDLLLSIPFALILVVIRCAFERAIALPLSTKLGVRDKQRPKAQPNPVLETFYSRRRKNPEEGELLSLAKQCDLPVRKVEKWFRRRRNMDRPSLSKKFSEACWRFTFYIISFFTGLAVLYNKPWLWDHRECWTGYPQQPLQPSLFWYYMLELSFYWSLVFTLPFDVKRKDFKEQIVHHAATIFLISFSYCANYIRIGTLVMVIHDASDCFLEPTKIFNYMKWKKTCDSLFMIFSAVFLISRLVIYPYTVLYNTYYYSMEIFQPFFGYYFVNVLLVILQLLHVFWSCLIIRMVYKFFLQGTMEKDMRSDTEESDKDEERDKIREKEKNGITYFSNGTSNGYIQRNGSEPLVNRAHLANGHAKER, encoded by the exons ATGGCTCGCTCTCTGTATGAGTGGCTGTGGCAGCACGAGTTCTGGCTGCCCCCAGGAATCACTTGGGATGACATGCAAGAATCTGAAGACACTCATTACCCTCAACCTCGTGATCTCCTGCTCAGTATCCCTTTTGCTTTAATCTTGGTAGTCATTCGATGTGCCTTTGAAAG agccaTAGCCCTGCCCCTCAGTACCAAGCTGGGTGTGAGAGACAAGCAGAGACCAAAAGCTCAGCCCAACCCCGTGCTGGAAACCTTCTACAGTAGGCGCCGCAAGAACCCTGAAGAG GGTGAACTGCTCAGTCTAGCCAAGCAATGTGACCTGCCAGTGAGGAAGGTGGAGAAGTGGTTCCGGCGCCGGAGGAACATGGACCGGCCCAGCCTTTCGAAGAAGTTCAGTGAGGCCTG ctGGAGATTTACGTTTTACATCATTTCTTTCTTCACCGGACTCGCTGTCCTGTACAAT AAGCCTTGGCTTTGGGACCATAGAGAGTGCTGGACAGGATATCCACAACAG CCTCTCCAACCCTCCCTGTTCTGGTACTATATGCTGGAGCTCTCCTTCTACTGGTCACTGGTCTTCACCTTGCCCTTTGACGTCAAGAGGAAG GATTTCAAGGAGCAGATAGTCCATCATGCTGCAACCATCTTCCTGATCAGTTTTTCATACTGTGCCAACTACATCCGCATTGGGACACTGGTGATGGTGATTCATGATGCTTCTGATTGTTTCCTAGAG CCAACTAAGATATTCAATTAcatgaagtggaaaaaaacttgtGACAGCCTCTTTATGATCTTCTCAGCTGTTTTCCTGATCAGCCGCCTGGTCATTTACCCCTACAC AGTGCTTTATAACACCTACTATTACTCCATGGAGATATTCCAACCTTTTTTTGGATACTACTTTGTGAATGTTCTCCTGGtaattctgcagctgctccatgtCTTCTGGTCCTGCCTAATTATTCGCATGGTCTACAAGTTCTTCCTCCAGGGCACG ATGGAAAAGGACATGAGAAGTGACACAGAAGAAAGTGACAAGGATgaagaaagagataaaattagagaaaaggagaaaaatgggatCACGTATTTCAGCAACGGCACAAGCAATGGTTACATCCAGAGGAATGGGTCTGAGCCCCTGGTCAACAGAGCCCACCTTGCCAACGGCCATGCCAAGGAAAGATAg